One window of Watersipora subatra chromosome 3, tzWatSuba1.1, whole genome shotgun sequence genomic DNA carries:
- the LOC137389941 gene encoding histone H2B, gonadal-like — protein MPPKVSSKGAKKAGKAKAARSGDKKRKRKRKESYGIYIYKVLKQVHPDTGVSSKAMSIMNSFVNDVFERIAAEASRLAHYNKRSTITSREVQTAVRLILPGELAKHAVSEGTKAVTKYTSSK, from the coding sequence ATGCCACCTAAAGTTAGCAGTAAAGGCGCTAAGAAAGCTGGCAAGGCGAAAGCTGCACGGTCTGGTGACAAGAAAAGGAAACGAAAAAGGAAGGAGAGCTACGGTATCTACATATACAAAGTTCTCAAACAGGTTCATCCTGACACTGGCGTATCCAGCAAGGCTATGAGTATCATGAACAGCTTTGTTAATGATGTCTTTGAACGAATTGCTGCAGAAGCTTCAAGACTGGCACACTACAATAAGCGGTCTACTATCACAAGTCGAGAAGTACAGACTGCTGTACGGCTCATCCTTCCAGGAGAGTTGGCAAAGCATGCCGTTTCGGAAGGTACAAAGGCTGTCACCAAATACACAAGTTCCAAGTAA
- the LOC137389672 gene encoding histone H3, which translates to MARTKQTARKSTGGKAPRKQLATKAARKSAPATGGVKKPHRYRPGTVALREIRRYQKSTELLIRKLPFQRLVREIAQDFKTDLRFQSSAVMALQESSEAYLVGLFEDTNLCAIHAKRVTIMPKDIQLARRIRGERA; encoded by the coding sequence ATGGCTCGTACCAAACAAACTGCTCGTAAATCGACTGGAGGCAAAGCTCCCCGGAAGCAATTGGCGACTAAAGCTGCTCGTAAGAGTGCGCCAGCTACCGGTGGAGTTAAAAAACCTCATCGATATAGACCAGGAACGGTAGCTCTCCGAGAAATACGTAGATATCAAAAATCTACCGAGCTCCTCATCAGAAAGCTACCGTTTCAGCGCCTTGTTCGGGAAATCGCACAAGATTTTAAAACGGATCTACGGTTCCAGAGTTCAGCTGTCATGGCGCTTCAAGAATCAAGTGAAGCTTATCTGGTCGGTTTGTTTGAAGATACCAACTTGTGTGCTATTCACGCTAAACGAGTAACAATTATGCCGAAGGACATCCAATTGGCCAGGCGTATCAGAGGAGAGCGAGCTTGA
- the LOC137391254 gene encoding pantetheinase-like: MDKQMFIEGRKFEKHKQDDRRCLKLLAAFAIIVFSVVGSVVQIQMFWLTTGEKVSVRAPSVKSFRVGVFEKKLVSVKNAKTRKEAMVAIHENLAHIERQAKIAHEQGVSFLVLPEYGITGEMPEHFNERSSLYPYMEQVPAVSMSHPACINCKWMHHGVEGQASIGCMALKYDMYILANLVESVPCDIKLDSLCPSDHHYQYSTNIVYDPQGCLVAKYRKYYLIGEESAKFDRPSEPMHVYFDTNYGRFGTMTSMDALFAEPGIGLVEKFAIDHLLLPIYWKSISVYQQAVNWQIAFSTKNNINLIAANVYNPARNIFGSSILCGPRVVNITSQTNSSSGILLTGDLPSNKPLARQQAVSLKDCSIDTSSNNLMTETVIIDGDIFDAIVLQGLNGTAKVCQNTTCCQVKYTRNATKDTYIVSAFQGMHSSLPQLASEICLVSKCQNETLSSCGNNEVTTSTTFSHLTLSASISVQHIYPIVLPFDNDYKSHLNWTFRQCAPKNAVVSSSKWPVVALGMVGRDFAKDSFI, translated from the exons ATGGATAAACAGATGTTCATTGAAGGCAGAAAGTTTGAAAAACACAAACAAGATGATCGACGCTGCCTCAAGCTTTTGGCAGCTTTTGCTATTATAGTGTTTTCTGTCGTAGGCAGCGTTGTACAAATACAGATGTTTTGGTTAACCACAGGCGAAAAGGTATCTGTACGCGCTCCGTCAGTAAAAAGCTTTCGAGTGGGAGTCTTTGAGAAAAAGCTGGTGAGTGTGAAAAATGCAAAGACAAGAAAGGAAGCCATGGTAGCGATTCATGAAAATTTGGCACACATAGAGCGACAAGCTAAAATAGCGCATGAACAG GGTGTTAGTTTCTTGGTGCTGCCAGAATATGGAATCACAGGAGAGATGCCAGAGCACTTCAACGAGAGAAGCTCTCTCTATCCTTACATGGAGCAGGTACCTGCAGTGTCTATGTCACATCCTGCCTGTATCAACTGTAAATGGATGCATCACGGTGTCGAAGGACAGGCAAGCATTGGCTGTATGGCATTAAAGTACGACATGTATATTTTGGCCAACCTCGTGGAATCTGTACCGTGTGACATTAAACTAGATAGCCTGTGTCCGTCAGACCACCATTATCAGTACAGCACTAATATCGTCTACGACCCACAAGGCTGCCTCGTCGCTAAGTATCGTAAATACTACCTCATTGGAGAGGAGTCTGCGAAATTTGACCGGCCCTCTGAGCCTATGCACGTCTATTTTGATACTAACTATGGCAGATTTGGGACAATGACATCTATGGATGCTCTGTTTGCTGAACCAGGGATTGGCCTAGTTGAAAAATTTGCAATAGATCACCTGCTACTTCCTATTTACTGGAAAAGCATCAGCGTCTATCAGCAGGCTGTTAACTGGCAGATTGCATTCTCCACCAAgaataacataaacttaattgCTGCCAATGTTTACAATCCAGCCAGGAACATATTCGGCAGCAGCATCCTGTGCGGACCAAGGGTAGTCAACATTACATCACAGACTAATAGTTCTAGCGGAATTTTGTTAACCGGTGATCTGCCAAGCAACAAGCCCCTTGCTCGGCAGCAGGCGGTGTCTTTAAAAGATTGCTCAATAGATACATCTTCCAATAATTTAATGACAGAAACGGTTATAATAGATGGCGATATATTCGATGCGATAGTTTTGCAAGGCCTAAATGGAACTGCCAAAGTTTGTCAGAACACGACATGTTGCCAGGTAAAATACACCCGCAACGCAACCAAAGACACATACATAGTCAGCGCCTTCCAAGGCATGCACTCGTCGCTGCCACAACTGGCATCTGAGATTTGTCTTGTGAGCAAGTGTCAAAATGAGACATTATCTTCGTGTGGAAATAATGAGGTCACTACTAGCACTACTTTTTCACATCTTACGCTGTCGGCATCAATCTCTGTGCAGCACATATATCCGATAGTCCTACCATTTGATAACGACTACAAGAGTCACCTAAACTGGACATTCAGGCAGTGTGCACCAAAAAATGCCGTGGTGAGTTCCAGCAAGTGGCCTGTCGTGGCGTTAGGAATGGTTGGGAGAGACTTTGCGAAAGACTCTTTTATATGA
- the LOC137389940 gene encoding histone H2A, whose translation MSGRGKGGKAKGKSKTRSSRAGLQFPVGRIHRLLRKGNYAERVGAGAPVYLAAVMEYLAAEVLELAGNAARDNKKTRIIPRHLQLAIRNDEELNRLMSGVTIAQGGVLPNIQAVLLPSKTKKSA comes from the coding sequence ATGTCTGGACGTGGCAAAGGTGGAAAAGCAAAGGGCAAGAGCAAGACCAGATCATCTCGAGCTGGTTTGCAATTTCCAGTCGGTAGAATCCACAGATTATTAAGAAAGGGCAATTATGCCGAAAGAGTCGGAGCTGGTGCACCTGTGTACTTGGCAGCTGTAATGGAGTACCTAGCAGCTGAAGTACTCGAATTGGCCGGTAATGCTGCCCGTGACAACAAAAAGACCCGCATCATTCCTAGGCATCTTCAGCTGGCTATCCGCAATGATGAAGAGCTGAATCGACTCATGAGTGGTGTAACCATAGCACAAGGTGGTGTCCTGCCTAACATTCAAGCAGTCCTCTTACCCAGCAAGACTAAGAAATCTGCTTAA
- the LOC137389937 gene encoding pantetheinase-like encodes MEEKLLLPEQDTHINKTTSKKKSVTSSIICFFATTLTLITLCLVFLMLVKLFWLKSTRPTHDSAAFEKTFKVGAYEHKLVSVENASNRAEALKAMKANLEAMQHQAKIASELGVKVLVFPEYGITGNMGGAAPTRSSVYPYMEEVSEVNATHPACVACDVIKPGQEGQTTIGCMAAKYNMYILANLVEAVPCDPRLESLCPSDHHYQYNTNIIYDPKGCLIAKYHKYHRFAEEFDLIDKPEKPEHVYFDTEYGRFGTFICADILYEDSPLTLVEDYNVDHILFPTYWIQNGLAFLSAVDWQLAYATLAQVNFVGAGVYSPDEFTFGSSILRSSDVVNCTSIDKSKDGILITGDLPYGNSSTKSPLDTSSKIEVATSTIKNETASIVGDLYNVVMLEGLSGSGQICQSSLCCSVTYSRNSTEETYILGAFKGIHRFGEVLAIEICLVTKCANSNLSSCSDPVVTSHTAFSDLKLGARFSVHYVYPNLTPSNLEYLQLNWTFQHSSSEFYNSLASSSDWPLAAAALVGRDFDNDPPVLT; translated from the exons ATGGAGGAAAAGCTGTTACTGCCTGAACAAGATACACACATTAACAAAACAACGTCAAAGAAAAAATCTGTTACCAGCAGCATTATTTGCTTTTTCGCAACAACCCTGACACTAATTACTTTATGTCTGGTATTCCTGATGCTTGTCAAACTCTTCTGGCTAAAGTCAACTAGACCTACACATGACTCGGCAGCATTTGAAAAGACCTTCAAGGTTGGGGCATATGAGCACAAGTTGGTGAGTGTTGAGAATGCGTCAAACAGGGCAGAGGCATTGAAGGCAATGAAAGCGAACTTGGAGGCAATGCAGCATCAGGCGAAGATAGCCAGTGAACTG GGAGTAAAGGTTTTAGTGTTTCCTGAGTATGGAATCACAGGGAACATGGGTGGAGCTGCTCCCACTAGAAGTTCAGTCTATCCGTATATGGAAGAAGTATCAGAGGTAAATGCCACTCACCCAGCTTGCGTCGCCTGCGATGTGATAAAGCCAGGCCAAGAAGGACAAACAACCATTGGCTGCATGGCAGCTAAATACAACATGTACATTTTGGCCAATCTCGTAGAAGCGGTGCCGTGTGACCCCCGACTTGAGAGCCTGTGTCCCTCAGATCACCATTACCAATATAATACTAACATTATATATGACCCAAAAGGATGTCTCATAGCCAAGTACCACAAGTATCATAGGTTTGCTGAAGAGTTTGATTTAATTGACAAACCAGAGAAGCCTGAGCATGTATATTTTGACACCGAGTATGGACGGTTTGGAACATTCATCTGTGCAGATATCTTGTATGAAGATTCCCCACTAACACTCGTAGAAGACTACAATGTGGATCACATTCTATTTCCTACTTATTGGATACAGAATGGCTTGGCTTTCTTATCCGCTGTTGATTGGCAGTTGGCCTATGCTACATTGGCGCAAGTAAACTTTGTTGGGGCTGGTGTATACTCTCCAGATGAGTTCACATTTGGCAGCAGTATCTTACGTAGTTCTGATGTAGTAAATTGTACATCCATTGATAAAAGTAAAGATGGAATTCTTATAACAGGAGATCTACCTTATGGAAACTCTTCAACGAAATCACCGCTAGATACGAGTTCCAAAATTGAAGTCGCAACTTCGACTATCAAAAATGAAACAGCCAGTATAGTAGGAGACTTGTATAATGTAGTCATGCTAGAGGGTCTCTCAGGAAGTGGTCAAATTTGCCAGAGCTCTCTTTGTTGCTCAGTTACATACAGTCGCAATAGTACCGAGGAAACATACATACTCGGCGCATTCAAAGGGATTCACCGATTTGGAGAAGTACTGGCAATAGAAATCTGTCTCGTTACTAAATGTGCTAACTCCAACTTATCGTCATGCTCAGATCCTGTAGTTACGAGTCATACAGCTTTCTCCGATCTAAAGCTTGGCGCTAGATTCAGTGTTCATTATGTCTACCCTAACCTGACCCCATCTAACTTGGAGTATCTTCAGCTCAACTGGACCTTTCAGCATTCTTCATCAGAGTTTTACAACAGCCTTGCAAGCTCTAGCGATTGGCCTTTGGCAGCGGCAGCCTTGGTAGGCAGAGATTTTGATAATGACCCACCCGTGCTAACTTAG
- the LOC137389670 gene encoding histone H4 translates to MSGRGKGGKGLGKGGAKRHRKVLRDNIQGITKPAIRRLARRGGVKRISGLIYEETRGVLKVFLENVIRDAVTYTEHAKRKTVTAMDVVYALKRQGRTLYGFGG, encoded by the coding sequence ATGTCTGGACGTGGAAAGGGAGGCAAAGGTTTGGGAAAAGGTGGTGCCAAGCGTCACAGGAAAGTTTTGCGTGATAACATTCAGGGTATCACGAAGCCAGCTATTAGGCGATTGGCAAGACGAGGTGGAGTCAAAAGAATATCAGGTCTTATCTATGAAGAAACTAGAGGTGTCCTCAAAGTTTTCTTAGAAAATGTGATTAGGGATGCTGTAACCTACACCGAGCATGCTAAAAGAAAAACCGTTACGGCAATGGATGTTGTTTATGCCCTCAAACGTCAAGGCCGTACGCTGTATGGCTTCGGAGGCTAA